In Scomber japonicus isolate fScoJap1 chromosome 7, fScoJap1.pri, whole genome shotgun sequence, one genomic interval encodes:
- the LOC128362154 gene encoding vacuolar protein sorting-associated protein 4B-like isoform X2 yields the protein MLSECSAVLPSCRQINESDEGDDQEKKKFQSQLSDAIVMEKPNIKWDDVAGLEGAKEALKEAVILPIKFPHLFTGKRTPWRGILLFGPPGTGKSYLAKAVATEANNSTFFSISSSDLVSKWLGESEKLVKNLFSLAREHKPSIIFIDEIDSLCGSRSENESEAARRIKTEFLVQMQGVGNDNDGILVLGATNIPWTLDSAIRRRFEKRIYIPLPEEHARSFMFKLHLGSTPNELTEADFITLGKKTEGYSGADISIIVRDALMHPIRKVQSATHFKKVRGSSWSNPDVVVEDLLTPCSPGDPNAIAMTWMELPEDKLLEPVVCMADMLRSLANTKPTVNEEDLGKLQKFTEDFGQEG from the exons ATGCCATTGTCATGGAAAAGCCAAACATTAAGTGGGATGATGTAGCTGGACTTGAGGGAGCCAAAGAAGCTTTAAAGGAAGCCGTCATCTTGCCCATCAAATTCCCTCATCTGTTCACAG GAAAGAGAACTCCTTGGCGTGGGATTCTTCTCTTTGGCCCTCCAGGAACTGGGAAATCCTACCTGGCTAAAGCTGTAGCCACAGAAGCCAACAACTCCAccttcttctccatctcctcctctgacCTTGTGTCCAAGTGGTTGGGAGAAAGTGAAAA gttgGTGAAGAACTTGTTCAGTTTAGCCCGAGAACACAAACCATCTATCATTTTCATTGATGAGATCGACTCCCTCTGTGGTTCCAGGAGCGAGAACGAAAGTGAAGCAGCACGCAGAATCAAGACAGAGTTCCTGGTCCAGATGCAAG GTGTTGGAAATGATAATGATGGAATCCTGGTTCTGGGAGCCACAAATATACCCTGGACACTAGACTCAGCTATCAGGAGAAG GTTTGAAAAGCGAATCTACATTCCTCTGCCTGAGGAGCACGCCCGCTCCTTCATGTTCAAACTGCATCTGGGTTCCACCCCCAACGAACTGACAGAGGCAGACTTCATCACACTGGGCAAAAAGACAGAAGGCTACTCTGGGGCAGACATCAGTATTATTGTCAGGGACGCCCTCATGCACCCCATCAGGAAGGTTCAGTCAGCCACGCACTTCAAAAAG GTTCGAGGTTCATCATGGAGTAATCCTGATGTTGTGGTGGAGGACCTCCTGACTCCGTGCTCACCAGGTGATCCCAACGCCATAGCAATGACGTGGATGGAGCTTCCCGAGGATAAACTTCTAGAGCCAGTTGTGTGCATG GCTGACATGCTGAGGTCGCTGGCCAACACCAAGCCAACAGTGAACGAGGAGGACTTAGGGAAGCTGCAGAAATTTACTGAGGATTTTGGTCAAGAAGGCTAA